From the Burkholderia ubonensis genome, one window contains:
- a CDS encoding RNA pyrophosphohydrolase: MLDREGFRPNVGIILLNARNEVFWGKRLREHSWQFPQGGIKYGETPMQAMYRELHEETGLHPEHVKIIGRTRDWLRYEVPDKFIKREVRGHYRGQKQIWFLLRMVGRDCDICLRATDHPEFDAWRWNEYWVPLDAVIEFKRDVYQLALTELSRFLRRPAQRADKPRGPRPLRYPRVVESQPRQALTVVDTSVVCSEIEVEASTLDETPPRLILGE, encoded by the coding sequence ATGCTGGATCGTGAAGGCTTTCGCCCGAACGTCGGCATCATCCTCTTGAACGCGCGCAACGAGGTGTTTTGGGGCAAGCGGCTCCGCGAGCATTCCTGGCAGTTTCCTCAAGGTGGGATCAAGTACGGCGAGACCCCCATGCAGGCGATGTACCGGGAGCTGCACGAGGAAACCGGCCTGCACCCGGAACACGTCAAGATAATCGGCCGCACTCGCGACTGGTTGCGTTACGAGGTGCCTGACAAGTTCATCAAGCGTGAAGTACGCGGTCATTACCGCGGCCAGAAACAGATCTGGTTCCTGCTGCGGATGGTAGGACGCGATTGCGACATTTGCTTGCGCGCGACCGATCACCCGGAGTTCGATGCGTGGCGCTGGAACGAGTACTGGGTGCCGCTCGATGCGGTGATCGAGTTCAAGCGGGATGTTTATCAGTTGGCGCTGACGGAACTGTCGCGCTTCCTGCGCCGCCCGGCGCAGCGGGCCGACAAGCCGCGGGGTCCGCGTCCCTTGCGCTATCCGCGCGTCGTGGAATCGCAGCCCCGGCAGGCGTTGACGGTTGTCGACACATCGGTGGTCTGTTCCGAGATCGAAGTGGAAGCGAGCACGCTCGACGAGACGCCTCCTCGCCTGATCCTCGGCGAATGA